The sequence below is a genomic window from Pseudorasbora parva isolate DD20220531a chromosome 4, ASM2467924v1, whole genome shotgun sequence.
CCTGGAGAGTTGTAAACAGTTATTGTCAAAGAACAATGCAATAACAGTAAAATCCACAGTGTAAAATtaattcttgatgtctgtgtgtctaAAGATTTTGagaagaaaagaagaagaaaaaaatctagaTTTAGAACGTCTGACCCGTGGCAATAAAGTACAGTTGGTGAAAATAATCTATCAGCCAATAACCATTTTAAGTCAGTGATGAGATTAGTGAATCATTCTACTTTGTGAAATTATTGAgaatattattttcaataaaacatcaacatctaaacctttTTGTCTAGTAAAGCTTTTGTGGAATTGTTTAATCCTCGTCTGCTGAGATCTTGAGAGATTTAGGCCAGGTTTCACAGACAGCTTTGATTAAGGCCAGATTACACCTTAGTTAAATTAGGACATTtgagtagcttttataaatgtgacttagaaaaagaaaaactaaaactttGTGATGAGAAAAAACAATTACCATATATAAATcatcacccacccacccacacacacacacacacacacacacatacacacacacacacacacaaatgtaacAGAAACTCACACGTTTTTGACATAAATAGACTGATGAGAATAATCATGAGAGAGAAAATCTTACCTGATGTAAGCTGATGTACAGTAATCCTCACCCAACACGGCTGACtgctgaatttaaaaaaaatgtgtttgtgttcatTTGTTCATAGAGACgttatctgtccatcatcctGACAAAGATATATGAGCCTACGTCCACTGTTTCCTTCTCAAATTCAaatttatatacacacacagcaaAATCCCCTGTGTTAAATCAACACTGCCTAAGGCACAGAGAGCCCCTACTCTACATTTCCAATAAATCCTCAACATCTAAACCTTTTAATTTTCAATAAGAACTGTAGACAAATGACATCTATAAATTCATTGTGGTTTATAATAAGAGAGATTTAATGTCTCTTTACAGTTGacttcatctaaagctgtgtctgaagtcagttgtagttcttgtgtttctctgtccttcagtgaatctgttcattatcatcaggtgtcttcaataATCAAACAATCATCACTCAATTCATCACTTAAGTATCGTATTACCTTTTTTGGATTTTACTAGATTTTATATAGCCTAAAACAATCAGCACAAATAACACTGTTGGATTTAATCTTCATGATAATTTGGATATAACACGAAATGGAGTGAAAATTAAATGTCATTAATTCTTATAATCGTTCTCatatttattttctacaatCTAACTTCAGTTCACGACTTCACCATCTGTGTCGCCAATTCCCTTTGTCTCCAGAATGTGTGTATGGCTTAAagtttgcttaaaggtgcaAACATTTTCCCgtcaagtttgttttttatagatCACAACCTTTGCGTGGGAACTGGTGTACGTACGTTTCCAACCCGTTTTGTGCATACGCACGCTTTATAAATGAGaacccagatctcaatccagatctcaatccagatctcaatccaatcaagcatctgtgggatgtgctgaacaaacaagtctgatccatggaggccccacctcacaactgtAGTAATAAACAGGCGTTCCTTTTCGAACTCTACCATGACAAAAAGGACTCTAAAACACACCTCCAAAAGAAGTTCCACTATCAAGGAAATAGGTGGGCTAGGAGATAAGCCTGCAAAGACAAGTGCCAGGTACCATTTGTGGAAGAAAAGATGATGACATTAGCATGTcagtgggtgcgtttacatgcacaccagtaagctgacatctcaaaatcagcttattgaaataaaacattttcccgtttacatgcaaacaagTAAagtgacaatgcaagtaaaccgcgtttacatgactttattaataaacactaCAAGAGTTATTTTCTTGTAGTgatgtcaaaaataataatgtccgtatctgactcaGAGTATCCCAAATGTTGcatcagttgtgatgttaataaagtgtgtcagcgggagattttcggctcatattatccctcatcagttccagatgcagtgttttgactgaacctcttctacttctgctgcatgagatgagaacacatctttacaattttctttgtcttaaaagagtctgcggttgtgatatgtccttatttcatgcaaaacactagctctctctgtctggatgcgtttaaatctgctttaAGTTTGcgttttgtcacctatcacacatgcacacttcagtaagccgacagaaagcaggttaatgcgtttacatgcagcacgAAATCAGgataagaggcaaaaaactacctgacccgaccggtttatgcttacgccgtttatgagcttactccgataaaagaaaacgggttagcgcgtttacatgaccatgttcattgtggGCTTATTAGGattaatcggcttaagaacgtgaatgtaaacgcacccattgatCACAGACTGATCCCATCACCATTTGGTCATTGTTCACTCGGGTCTCTCAGTCCTGAAAGAACAAAGTGTGTAGGACCACTATTACACCCCACGGTCTAGGGGAAGGAAACACACACGTTAACCGggcataataataagaaaatggGTTGTGGTTTTGGAATCCCAGCACCGAATCACTCCGGTCGATAATCAAACACACCACCAActataagtaaatatacatttattaaataatcatACATAAGAGGGCGAGCATCTCGTCAGGGTGTCCAAATGCCaacataacaaacaaaacaaacctaAAAAGAAAGATACACTAAATAACCTAATTAAAgcaaaagaaaatacatttaactAACCTAACTACCTAACATAAACAAAACCCAAACAAGTTTCAAGATAAATAGCAGGACACCCTTACGGTGTCCCAGAGCGGTGATAGTTTTGTTTACATGCCCAAACATCAAACAACACAATTAAACATTGATCATCGGCCGGAGGAGGGATCCAGGAGCTCCCTGTCGAGTGCAGACGGCGTCCTTTTATCATCCACGCTTCAGCTGGATAACCAATAACGATCATCCACCCAATCATTGGTAAACCTATCAGAGAAAGGCTAGAGAAGAGGAAAGGAGAGAAAGAAAACACGGCACGGCAATACAAGTGCAAGACACAGGTCGTAACAACCACAGACTCAAAATCAAACGACTGGTTCTGCTATGTGGCTTATGGATTTCCAACGCaaaaaatggacaaattaaGAAAAAATGTTCTCCATTTCTTTTAACAGAACTCTATATACTTAATAGGTAAGTTTGTATATTTTACATGTACATGAACCACATTCATTAAGTATGGATGCATACATGCAATTACATGCATTTGAACATGCAAACGTTCAATATTGCCAAAAGATTTTTGGTCTTTATTTTGTCAACACAATGCCTAGGTTAATCTGAAATTGGTTAGGAAAATGAATTATGCATTGGAAAAACCTTAAGGACATTATTCTAAACGTGAACTTTAAGCTTTGCAAATGAACCTCATGCCAGAGAGGCGGCATACTGTGGCCACCTCTGACAGCATCAGCCAATCAAAACACTGTAACTGAAAGGTACATATTTGTAATTCCCTTCCTGTCAGGAGAATTTTAAAGTTTCTCTCTGAGCCAGAGAGTTGTTCTAGTTTTCTGGACTGTTTCAGGATTCGGGTTCCAGGGTTCTAGTTTTCACGGCAGTTTCAGTTCCTGGTTTTAGTCCCAAGAGTTTCCAGTTCCAAGATGCACTAAGCTGAAGGAACTAGCACTTCTCTCTCCGTCTAAAAGAGAGAAACAAAGAAGTTCTGTAAGAAGGGATTTTGGAGAGTTTGGAAATAACAGCATTAAAGAACACAACACACGTGTCTCGTGGACCCCCtatagaattcaaccaatcagataacTTCAAAACTCCTGAATTGTTTCCAGATATGTGTGCCATATGCATTAGATGTTGCACACACAacgtctgaggctgagactagcTGCCCAGTAGTAAAATTTAAAATGAGGTAATGACATACTACCATTGCATTTGGAGGTTTTCTTTACATAGGCAGGGGAATGCTTACCATTCCAAAAAAACGTAGAGGTAACCGAGTACaaagatttacacacacacacacacacacacacacacacacacacacacacaaaaaaaaaacgtcaaGGGAATTAATAAAAGCAGACACTGAAAAAGATACAGAAGTTTAGGGAGCACCAGCTCCTTTTACTGGAATTAAAGCGGCGCCCAATGAGAGAAATTTTTAAAAAGGGATTTTTTTAGAAAGATCTTTCTTAATCTGTTAAAAAAGCATGcgaaaattacttttaaaaatggtgCTTACAATGCTTACAATGGTGAGTGATACATACTCACAGAtaatttaacttatttttgacTAGGTTCAATGGTTTGTTGGAATACTGATCGCAGTTATCTGATAGCACAAATGTCAAAAGCCCCTACTGGCTTCATTTCCCTCTAAACAAATTActtacaacaaaaacaacaacaacaacaataactcACGGCTCACTGCCGTATCCTTCAGGAAGCAGACCAACAGACACACTCACCACAACCAGAGCAACCGTATATCCAATCACACACAGGAATCCACTGCTAAGCACCTCCCTCTTTTTGGAGCTGGGGTGTAATCCTgaaagcaaggttaacttaCCGTCATGCAgttgattaacccaaaccttgCTCACTCGAGGAATGCTGGTTCCCAAAAAACGAGTCCAGACGTAAGTTCAGACAACTCAGAGTATGTCAGAAACGGTGAACTGCATTTAAAGAGATGGTACTTTTAATGCCTTTTTTAACAttagaattatttatttatatttttaatattgagtatttttgtatttgtgttttggTTTTATCAATTGTATGCACTGAATTATTAAGTGGTGGATGTGTGAAACATAATTCCGTTTTTCTTCTGTGTGGCCCATAGGAAAAAATGACAATAAAAGGAATCTGAATATCAAGCATGAACACACAAGACAGAGGGACAAACCGATgattcaccatggaaacagacgcaaaaaaaaaaaaacctaacttAATAAGTAATCTTTATTCAATAAGAATAaggattatatttttttcttgatgCGAGTTATGagataacaataaaataaataaatatatttaaattgcattaaaatttaaacttattttttattcaaattctttagaattaatatataatattgtactATAACTGAAACAAATTTGGTTACATTAATAGATATATAACACAGATCTGAATACCTCTTAAGGAAACTAACCCTGGAAAATGAGCTGCTCTGGAGAAGGTTATAGTCAGAGTGAGTTGCCATGATTACATACATACCCTGAAAGTTACCTCCGTTTTTGGAACCGATAgttgaggtttattattttattattgttattttattattatgctTTCTGGAAAACACCCCAGATCTGTGATAGGTTCCTCACACAGATGAAGAGCAGCACAGCTTCAATGGACATCCACACAAAGCTGGAGAGAAAGAGGAAGTGCAGACCTGATATCATGGCACACAACACCTGGAGAGCATAAGAGACGGTTATGATGATTCTCAGTGAGGCTGTGCTGAGCTGTAGGGCTCATTCATCATTCTCACCTGCTCACGGCGTATGAGGCTCAGGAACTGTTGTGTGAGCAGGAACAGAAGGTGAGCCAACAGCAGACTCACACAGAGGTTGATTCGAGCCACATTATTCACTCCAGGACTCCACTGACAAAGGGCAAAGGTCAACAGGGCCAAACTGAAGAACACCAGCCCCACGATCACACACACCAAATTCAACAGGTCCATCAGTGATTCGCTCTGAGAAAACATGTCAGAGTACATGAGTGCCAAATCTGTGCTCTTCTTCAATGGTCTCTATAAATGTTCTCGTACCTCTGGTGGGCGGCTGGTTTGCATGATGAGAGCGAATGTCGACAGATGAACACAGGAACACACAGTGAAGCTGCTGTTGGTCTCTAAAACAGAACAACCATCTACAATCCACTCGCTGATATTCCAGTACACACAGGACAGAGAACCGCTGGGGTCGAACTCCtgcaaaaagaagaaagaacatGCAGAAAATATTACAACACTGAATATTAGATGTTTTCAGATGTTCATCAGTTCTCAGGCTGGACAAAAACTCATTTCCGTCTCTCACTCTGATGTGTCTGAGGGTGAAGTTGACTGGTTTGGTGAGTTTAGTGTTGGTGGTTTTGGGAAGAGTAGCTGAGATCACAGTGGACATCATGGTTTTAATCGTGTCATTTGATGTGTTGAAGAAGTCAGGCTTCAGTAGATTCTCCATTGTGTTATAACTCATGAAAGCCACAGCAGCTGATCCTGTGTGACAGAAACAGAAGCTTCCACGCAATAGAATACAATGTTTATGCAAAAATTAAGCCAATGTGGTTTAGTGGTAATAGTATGACATATCTTTCCATGATTGTTTAATTctacaaaaacatttcacatTCTTGTTTCATTGCTGTTCTTGGCGATCCCGATGAGATCAATGTCCAAAGAATAATTTGTCGTCTCAAGTCGAGGGATTTCATCTAAGGTGACCTGTGGTCCAACCATGAAGACTTCAACCtctgattaaaaacaaacagacaGTTATGTGCTATattcatttaatcatttatatttatgtttttttttaaattattattaatgttcaatttacaaacaaataaaatgactATTTACTGGGTTTCATTTCTGAGGCCTATTGcgcaaaactaggataagggattaagccgggatatcttggtgatcctggctcaatttatctgTTATCCGGTTGCACTAAAGCTGGATAGGTTGACAGTATCAGGCTCCAGACCAGGCTAAATTTCAGGATTTATTTAATCTCATTCCTTATGTCAGTCAGCAGTCACCACAAAAAGAAACCAATTGTTATTCCACTACCCACTGTACATTGTTATCACATATAACACTgtcattattaaaatgtttgtgatcaTTAATCATTTTGGACAAATTATGATTTTCAGATGATGTTGCTATAATTAGATAATTTACAGTTTCCCATTGACTATAAGGCTATGTATATAAATGATAGAATATTAGGGAAatagagggaaaaaaagaaaattcacaGACTTTGAGAATCTAGTCATAATATTGTAACCTGTTGTTTTAGAGGAGGACAGTTGTTAAAATGACAGCTGTGGGGCATTTAGTGGAATTGTTCTTCAGTATGCTTTCACAAACAAGGACCTACTTAATCTTTTTGAACATCAGCATCACATTGAcatacaatgcaaaaaaaaaatttttttggtcTCCATCTGAagattttctagtgactgatctaTTTTTTTTACGTTATATGTCTTGCTGTTGGGCCTAGAGCCTGtaaaaaagtttatatatataggTATCAGGACTATAAAAAGAATATGCATCTTTTCCGCAGAAAGAACCAGCCTCATAAATGTATGACTTTTTCCTTCTTTCTCAGTGTGGCCCTCATACTCTGGCCTATAAATACACATtccatataaatataaaaacacaaagtgTAACATTAttgtcacagacacgccaggctcccaCATCACAGCTTCACCATGCACACCCTCACCTGAATACTAATCACCCGCACCTGCAGTCAATCACCATCACAATCACCACCAgcacaaaagacacacacacacacacacacacacacacacacacacacacacacacccacacccacacacccacccacccacacccacacccacacccacccacccacaccTACCTtcagtcactgtccggtctcgtttGCACTAGGTACATTTCTCCTGCTGCCAAACCAAATGACTCCTTCGGTGCGAGTTCCATTCTCCTACGCCTTCTTCCATGTCTCCAACGATCTCCTtctagtgatggccaaatgaggcttcctgaaccactgaggctttccagcccattggttcaccaaaaggttcatttacctgaagcctcatgaaacagtgtgctccctagtgacacctgctgtccaaagcaatgcatcgcacacaaATCTATTCATCCCGAACAACCAAACTGTCGGGCACACCCTTTTGCTAttgcctgtgtattaataaattatattatacagaatatataaattatacagaataatattttactctgcttgtattaacctatatacacacaactcacacaaacacacaactttgtgttCAACTATTCAGTAGATCTTTAGGTTAGTGATGACAGTGAATGCccagaatgattgtaaataaattattgtgagtgtTGTGCTGATTGGGAGTGGAATagtgcagtgcttatgggactggaattgtggaacagcaaactgcaacagggatgggaaaagctttccctaatacagtctagtcttatattaatattattattaataataatagcaataatacatataataataacactacTAGGCTactaatataggctatatatatatatatatatatatatatatatatatatatatatatatatatatatatatatatataattacgtTGTATAGGTATTACACctagatataggctaatttactctaataatctacttaactatgtataatttactctaataatctactaaactaagtataatgtaatataatatataatacaagctatgatatataatgatatcgctACATACAAtcaacacctcaacaccaatgcaaatgccaactgcaaaccccacaagaggcgcgaggtttcgaaccacttttgtccgaaagcgatactcagaatgaagcaatgacgtattcaacagaaaacgaggcctcgtttgtcatcgtcacgtgattttcacggaaacgatacaagcctcgaatcggggcttcatctggaacgcccctttttgctcgacacaagctccggagcatcgcttcagatgtcccatcacAATCTCCTTCatcgcgtgcgtgtgtgtgtgtgtgtgtgtgtgtgtgtgtgtgtgtgtgtgtgtgtgtgtgtgtgtgtgtccagtgtGCTCCAGCGTTCCTTCCCTCGCCTCTCCTTCATTGTGTGGATTCCTCGCCTGTCACTTCTAGTCTCCATGATCCCATCTCACGTCACCACTCTCAAAGTCAACATTCAGATACTCCTGGTTGCTCAATAAACTGTTTGTCATTTACCATCTTTGTCTCCGTAGCTTCTGTACCATAACAGAAGACCGGACCACAACCGTGAGCACCAGGATGAGCAATTCAGACCCCTTTCAAGAACTGGTGGATGCTGTGCGTCGAGAACTATCCTCCACCACACCATCACCGGCACCCGCACTCACTTCCGCACCCACCGGCACCACTTCTTCGGCACTCCAATACGCCAGTCCCATGGCCAAGCCAGTGCCCTTCTCTGGTTTGCTGGAGGACTGCAATGGATTTCTTCTACAATGCTCACTGGTCCTGGAGATGCAACTGCAGCTGTATCCCGACAATCGCTTCCAGGTAGCCTTTATCGTTTCTCAATTAAATGGAAAAGCCTTACGTTGGGCGGAAACGTTATATGCTCAGAATACCCCGATCTTACAATCAAGGTCTAGTTACGTTGCTCACTTCAAGGATGTGCAAGTGTTCCATTAGTCCTCCTCGTTCCTTGGTGAGTGTAATCCAGCCTTCAGAAAATGAGAGTCAACCATTAACCATTATTGTGAACCTTATCACTGCCGATGTTTCCCTGCCAGTCTCTGCcctacacagcaaaaactccagtgttaaattaactctcctcagagtttatttggctccacactcaagagtgttaaaagtaactctgaagaagtgttaaaggtaatgagataattaagagattaattaagtgatgattggccattagtgatgaacacctgatgataacaagcagaatcactgaaggaaagagtc
It includes:
- the LOC137073752 gene encoding adhesion G protein-coupled receptor E1-like, which translates into the protein MSIAVLRSRLQYLRRGGAPSCIPRSSGPPAAKQRAGTLADDLGGDLRVTVRANPTGLMAPRPLPPPLCRWSFRKGVLTSHASLHAPWAGLFGNAIEDFAQQFSVAKKQTEAIKNILPWRPAAASTQPPGQLPSLLVTEGVPRRPPPPLPSPSSSLHPRSRVPDARGPPNPSRVPRSWPASARGSSPETGSPGRRGAALVWEEDRGGHTGQYISAAGSPESSEVEVFMVGPQVTLDEIPRLETTNYSLDIDLIGIAKNSNETRIFCFCHTGSAAVAFMSYNTMENLLKPDFFNTSNDTIKTMMSTVISATLPKTTNTKLTKPVNFTLRHIREFDPSGSLSCVYWNISEWIVDGCSVLETNSSFTVCSCVHLSTFALIMQTSRPPESESLMDLLNLVCVIVGLVFFSLALLTFALCQWSPGVNNVARINLCVSLLLAHLLFLLTQQFLSLIRREQVLCAMISGLHFLFLSSFVWMSIEAVLLFICVRNLSQIWGLHPSSKKREVLSSGFLCVIGYTVALVVVSVSVGLLPEGYGSEPRREKC